A DNA window from Gillisia sp. Hel1_33_143 contains the following coding sequences:
- a CDS encoding STAS/SEC14 domain-containing protein, with protein MLQILELTKNNIIATRAEGKLTDMDIEKIHPLIHAILDRKMKVRWYFEMENFTGWNLPGLWEDLKMDTAHANDYEKIAMVGEKKWQDWITQFMKPFTNAEIKYFNMDQKEEAKSWIESQ; from the coding sequence ATGTTACAAATATTAGAACTAACAAAGAATAATATTATTGCCACAAGGGCTGAAGGGAAACTGACCGATATGGATATCGAAAAAATCCATCCGCTTATTCACGCTATTTTGGATAGGAAAATGAAAGTACGATGGTATTTTGAGATGGAAAATTTTACGGGATGGAATTTACCTGGGCTTTGGGAGGACCTGAAAATGGATACTGCTCACGCCAATGACTATGAAAAAATAGCAATGGTAGGTGAAAAAAAATGGCAAGACTGGATTACCCAATTTATGAAACCTTTTACCAACGCCGAAATTAAGTACTTCAATATGGACCAAAAGGAAGAGGCCAAAAGTTGGATTGAGAGCCAGTAA
- a CDS encoding APC family permease, whose protein sequence is MAELKKSLGTLRLTFYGVGTIVGAGIYTVIGAAAGQAGTDLWLSFIFAAIAAGVSAMSYAELSSTYPNAGAEFIFVRKAFPKVDIPSFLTGWTIAFHSSATIAAVLLAFAGYFNTFFSVPSLLISYGILILLSLVSITGIKKSSTANIIMVSIQLLGLLLLIVFGLMETGPPKAEFFKVESISGTLAATATLFFIYTGFEHMAALGSEVKNPGKTIPRAFLLTMVITTIIYLFIAFTVLNIADPSALAGVDSPLSLAASNLNSWLPIVLAIAALFATANAAFSGIISISRLLFGMASVGELPKFMTKINAQKVPWVTTLVVMATVAGFLLLGDIKIVAGMSSLGALLVFVAVNIALIVLRFKAPEQERPFKVPVDIGRVPILPIVAILISLSLIIQFNWQVYTAFVGAIIVGIVLDYFLDKKSKENIDPEKEKELFNH, encoded by the coding sequence ATGGCTGAATTAAAAAAATCTTTAGGAACACTTCGGTTGACATTTTATGGTGTTGGTACAATCGTCGGAGCTGGAATATATACTGTAATTGGCGCAGCAGCTGGACAGGCAGGAACCGACCTTTGGTTGAGTTTCATATTTGCCGCCATTGCTGCAGGTGTTTCGGCTATGTCCTATGCCGAATTATCTTCAACTTATCCTAATGCAGGAGCAGAATTCATATTTGTAAGAAAAGCTTTTCCAAAGGTGGATATACCCTCATTTCTCACTGGGTGGACAATTGCTTTTCATAGCTCGGCTACCATTGCAGCAGTACTATTGGCTTTTGCTGGATATTTCAATACATTTTTTAGTGTACCCTCTCTATTGATTAGTTATGGCATTTTAATATTGCTCTCATTGGTAAGTATTACGGGCATTAAAAAATCATCTACAGCAAATATTATAATGGTCAGCATTCAACTATTGGGGTTGTTGTTATTGATAGTGTTTGGACTTATGGAAACTGGTCCACCCAAGGCAGAGTTTTTTAAAGTAGAATCAATTTCCGGTACTTTGGCAGCTACGGCTACATTATTCTTTATATATACAGGATTTGAACATATGGCAGCTTTAGGTTCAGAAGTTAAAAATCCTGGGAAGACAATTCCTCGTGCTTTTTTATTGACTATGGTAATTACCACAATCATTTACTTGTTTATAGCATTTACGGTTTTAAATATCGCAGATCCTTCTGCTTTGGCAGGAGTGGATTCGCCATTATCACTTGCGGCATCTAACCTAAACAGTTGGTTGCCTATCGTGTTAGCAATTGCTGCACTTTTTGCCACAGCTAATGCTGCTTTTAGCGGTATTATTTCAATAAGCAGGTTGCTTTTTGGAATGGCAAGTGTTGGAGAGCTACCAAAGTTTATGACCAAAATAAATGCCCAAAAGGTCCCTTGGGTTACAACCCTCGTGGTTATGGCGACAGTTGCTGGGTTTTTACTCTTGGGCGATATTAAAATTGTAGCAGGTATGTCTTCCTTAGGTGCTTTGCTTGTATTTGTAGCCGTAAATATTGCACTTATTGTACTACGGTTTAAAGCACCTGAGCAAGAACGACCTTTTAAAGTCCCTGTAGATATAGGTAGAGTACCAATATTACCCATTGTAGCGATACTTATAAGTCTTTCCTTAATAATCCAATTCAATTGGCAAGTTTACACCGCTTTCGTAGGTGCCATAATTGTGGGTATTGTACTGGATTATTTTTTGGATAAAAAATCAAAAGAAAACATAGATCCTGAAAAGGAAAAAGAATTGTTCAATCATTAA
- the lpdA gene encoding dihydrolipoyl dehydrogenase: MEKFDVTIIGSGPGGYVSAIRCAQLGLKVAIVERYSTLGGTCLNVGCIPSKAWLEASEHYYKLKHQFENFGIDVKEANVDIVKMNQRVQDVVKEIINGVDYLMKKNKVTVYEGHGSIKDKNTIEIKGKDKTEIIETDKIIIATGSKPASLPNIKIDKKRIISSTEALALQEIPKHLMVVGGGVIGVEIGSVFARLGSKVSIVEYFDSLIATMDSSLGHQLHRSLRKQGVEFYLGHKVTEARTIDNKVELKAENLSNKKEMSLEGDFCLMAIGRNPYTDNLGLENIGVETNEKGQISIDENLETNVKGVYAIGDVIRGAMLAHKASEEGVFVAERIVGQKPHINYSLIPNIIYTQPEVAGVGLTEEELKKANRSIKTGSFPFKANARAKISMDTDGFIKVIADKQTDEILGVHMIGPRIADSYTEAVVAMEFRASAEDIARMSHGHPTFSETFKEACLAATEDRALHI, from the coding sequence ATGGAAAAATTTGATGTAACTATTATAGGATCTGGCCCGGGCGGATATGTAAGTGCCATCCGTTGTGCTCAATTAGGTTTAAAAGTGGCCATTGTTGAAAGGTATAGCACCCTGGGAGGAACCTGCCTAAATGTGGGCTGTATCCCATCAAAAGCCTGGCTGGAAGCCTCTGAACATTATTACAAACTCAAGCATCAATTTGAAAATTTTGGGATTGATGTAAAAGAAGCAAATGTCGATATCGTAAAAATGAACCAAAGGGTTCAGGACGTCGTAAAGGAAATCATCAATGGAGTTGACTATTTGATGAAAAAGAACAAAGTTACCGTATATGAAGGCCATGGCAGTATTAAGGACAAAAATACGATTGAAATTAAGGGTAAAGATAAAACAGAAATCATAGAAACAGATAAAATCATAATTGCCACCGGATCCAAACCCGCTTCGTTACCTAATATCAAAATCGACAAAAAGAGGATTATCTCTTCTACCGAAGCCCTTGCCTTACAAGAAATCCCCAAACATTTAATGGTCGTTGGCGGTGGGGTTATCGGTGTAGAGATAGGTTCCGTATTTGCCCGCTTGGGTTCAAAGGTTTCTATTGTAGAATATTTTGATAGTCTCATAGCCACTATGGATAGCTCTTTGGGACATCAGTTGCACCGTTCCTTAAGAAAACAGGGTGTCGAATTTTATTTGGGACATAAGGTCACGGAAGCAAGAACGATAGATAACAAAGTGGAATTGAAAGCTGAAAACCTTTCCAATAAAAAAGAAATGAGTTTAGAAGGCGATTTTTGCCTTATGGCCATTGGTCGTAACCCGTACACCGACAATTTAGGACTTGAGAATATAGGAGTGGAAACCAATGAAAAGGGACAGATATCAATAGATGAAAACCTTGAAACTAATGTCAAAGGGGTGTATGCCATAGGAGACGTAATTCGAGGAGCAATGCTTGCCCATAAGGCCAGTGAAGAGGGTGTTTTTGTAGCCGAAAGAATTGTCGGACAAAAACCACATATCAATTATTCGCTGATACCCAATATTATTTACACCCAGCCAGAGGTTGCCGGCGTAGGCTTGACCGAAGAAGAACTAAAGAAGGCCAATAGAAGTATAAAAACAGGGTCTTTCCCATTTAAGGCTAATGCAAGGGCAAAAATAAGTATGGATACAGATGGTTTCATCAAAGTGATTGCAGATAAGCAGACCGATGAGATATTGGGTGTACATATGATAGGGCCTCGCATTGCAGATAGTTATACCGAAGCGGTGGTAGCAATGGAATTTAGGGCATCTGCCGAAGATATTGCAAGAATGTCACACGGGCACCCCACTTTTTCAGAGACCTTTAAGGAGGCGTGTCTGGCCGCTACCGAAGACAGAGCGTTGCATATATAA
- a CDS encoding Fur family transcriptional regulator: MTKTEKILSNHGIRPTQMRSKIYKFLKRKQSAVTLREMQKIFVLKSEVDKTADKTTFYRAIKLFEEKRMVHQIDDGTAIAKYAVSDENVANTYGTDLHMHFHCTDCRKTICLPNKIPEESLPDEYEVNNVNLVLIGICKKCREK; this comes from the coding sequence ATGACCAAAACGGAAAAAATATTATCAAATCACGGTATTCGACCTACTCAAATGCGGTCGAAGATATACAAGTTTCTGAAAAGGAAACAAAGTGCCGTAACCTTAAGGGAAATGCAAAAAATTTTTGTCCTTAAGAGCGAAGTAGATAAAACAGCGGATAAAACTACATTTTATAGGGCAATTAAACTTTTTGAGGAAAAACGAATGGTACACCAAATAGACGATGGAACTGCCATTGCGAAATATGCAGTTTCTGATGAAAACGTCGCGAATACATACGGTACAGATTTACATATGCACTTTCATTGTACCGATTGTAGGAAAACGATCTGTTTACCAAATAAGATACCGGAAGAAAGCTTGCCGGACGAATATGAGGTAAACAATGTGAATTTAGTCTTAATAGGGATATGTAAAAAATGCAGGGAGAAATAA